A single region of the Ancylobacter novellus DSM 506 genome encodes:
- a CDS encoding adenosylcobinamide-GDP ribazoletransferase codes for MRPAPGEVLREILPALRFLSRLPVRLPSKPAVDGPPDLDRLGPAFPIAGAILGLIGGIALVAAHALGLGEFLAATLAVGVLVAITGALHEDGLGDVADALGGNSVARRLEIMKDSRVGSFGVCALILAFALRIGALAALAGQGAVAAGLGLVAAAGVGRLAALWMVAALPFARPDGLARSAGVPSLESRRAALVLALVIAALVIIPTFGPLSLAGGLILGIAAFFGIVRLARAQFGGQTGDVAGTATLAVEIAFLLGLLIFARHP; via the coding sequence ATGCGTCCCGCTCCCGGCGAGGTGCTGCGAGAGATATTGCCGGCCCTGCGCTTCCTCTCGCGGCTGCCCGTGCGCCTCCCGTCCAAGCCGGCCGTCGACGGCCCGCCCGACCTCGACCGGCTCGGCCCCGCCTTCCCCATCGCCGGTGCCATCCTCGGCCTGATCGGCGGCATCGCGCTGGTCGCCGCCCATGCGCTGGGCCTCGGCGAGTTCCTCGCCGCGACGCTGGCGGTCGGCGTGCTGGTGGCGATCACCGGCGCGCTGCACGAGGACGGACTCGGCGACGTCGCCGACGCGCTCGGCGGCAACAGCGTCGCCCGGCGGCTGGAGATCATGAAGGACAGCCGCGTCGGCTCCTTCGGGGTCTGCGCGCTCATCCTCGCCTTCGCCCTGCGCATCGGCGCGCTGGCGGCGCTGGCGGGTCAGGGTGCAGTGGCCGCCGGCCTGGGCCTGGTCGCCGCGGCCGGTGTCGGCCGCCTCGCCGCGCTGTGGATGGTGGCCGCCCTGCCCTTCGCCCGCCCCGACGGCCTCGCGCGCAGCGCCGGCGTCCCGAGCCTGGAGAGCCGCCGCGCCGCGCTGGTGCTCGCGCTCGTGATCGCCGCGCTCGTGATTATCCCCACCTTCGGCCCCTTGTCCCTTGCGGGCGGCCTTATCCTTGGAATCGCTGCGTTTTTCGGTATCGTCCGCCTTGCCCGCGCCCAATTCGGCGGGCAGACGGGAGACGTCGCGGGCACCGCGACCCTCGCCGTCGAGATTGCCTTCCTTCTGGGTCTGCTTATCTTCGCGCGGCACCCTTGA
- the bluB gene encoding 5,6-dimethylbenzimidazole synthase → MPLTPAPPAFDTAFREGLDALFAWRRDVRRFDRRALDEAGLADLLACAAQAPSVGLSQPWRFVRVREPARRAAVRAVFEASNTDALALQPEERAGLYARLKLAGLDDAPEQFAVFVEPEPEAGHGLGRATMPETVAYSAVLAIHTLWLTATARGIGVGWVSILDPGAVIRALDVPERWRLVGYLCIGYPAERSDIPELERAGWEHRRPPGDFLIER, encoded by the coding sequence ATGCCCCTGACGCCCGCCCCTCCCGCCTTCGACACGGCGTTCCGCGAGGGTCTCGATGCGCTCTTCGCCTGGCGGCGGGACGTGCGCCGCTTCGACAGGCGGGCTTTGGATGAGGCCGGCCTCGCCGATCTTCTCGCCTGCGCGGCGCAGGCGCCGAGCGTGGGCCTGAGCCAGCCCTGGCGCTTCGTGCGGGTGCGCGAGCCCGCGCGCCGGGCGGCGGTGCGGGCGGTGTTCGAGGCCTCGAACACCGACGCCCTCGCGCTCCAGCCGGAGGAGCGCGCCGGTCTCTATGCGCGGCTCAAGCTCGCCGGGCTCGACGACGCGCCTGAGCAGTTCGCCGTCTTCGTCGAGCCCGAGCCGGAAGCCGGGCATGGCCTTGGCCGCGCCACCATGCCGGAGACCGTCGCCTATTCCGCCGTGCTCGCCATCCACACGCTGTGGCTGACTGCGACCGCGCGCGGCATCGGGGTCGGCTGGGTGTCGATCCTCGACCCTGGGGCCGTCATCCGCGCGCTCGACGTGCCCGAGCGCTGGCGGCTGGTCGGCTATCTGTGCATAGGCTATCCGGCCGAGCGCTCGGACATTCCCGAGCTCGAGCGCGCCGGCTGGGAGCACCGCCGCCCGCCGGGCGACTTCCTGATCGAGCGGTGA